In Pseudomonas sp. PDM14, a genomic segment contains:
- a CDS encoding response regulator, whose amino-acid sequence MSKVSVLVVDDATFIRDLVKKGLRDNFPGIHIEEAVNGRKAQQLLARHAVDLILCDWEMPELSGLELLSWCREQDALKTTPFIMVTSRGDKENVVQAIQAGVSDFIGKPFSTEQLVTKVKKALHRAGKLQALAASAPPKMLSTGAYANDSLAALTGGKADVVQAKAPTAAAAKPAAAAPAAKPAANPTSGRGQGQLRLPGGSMACVIKALSLKEALLVVKRTEQLPQVLESAVLDLEQGEGAETARLNGYLHAVAAFEPKPDSEWLQLTFKFVDRDPQKLDYLSRLIARGSAQKHFSPGA is encoded by the coding sequence ATGAGCAAAGTCAGTGTGCTGGTGGTGGATGACGCAACCTTTATCCGTGACCTGGTGAAGAAGGGGTTGCGCGACAACTTTCCCGGCATCCACATCGAAGAAGCGGTCAACGGGCGCAAGGCCCAGCAGCTGCTTGCCCGCCACGCCGTCGATCTGATTCTCTGCGACTGGGAAATGCCCGAGCTGTCCGGCCTCGAACTTCTCAGCTGGTGCCGCGAGCAGGACGCCCTGAAAACCACCCCGTTCATCATGGTTACCAGCCGTGGCGATAAGGAAAACGTGGTGCAGGCGATCCAGGCCGGCGTTTCCGATTTCATCGGCAAACCCTTTTCCACCGAACAGCTGGTCACCAAGGTGAAGAAGGCCCTACATCGTGCCGGCAAGCTGCAGGCCCTGGCCGCCAGCGCGCCGCCGAAGATGCTCAGCACTGGCGCCTACGCCAACGATTCCCTGGCGGCCCTGACCGGCGGCAAGGCCGACGTGGTGCAGGCCAAGGCGCCTACCGCCGCCGCTGCCAAACCCGCTGCGGCTGCACCCGCCGCCAAGCCGGCCGCCAACCCCACCAGTGGTCGTGGCCAGGGCCAGCTACGCCTGCCGGGTGGCAGCATGGCCTGCGTGATCAAGGCCCTGAGTCTCAAGGAAGCGCTGCTGGTGGTGAAGCGCACCGAGCAGCTGCCGCAGGTGCTGGAAAGCGCGGTGCTCGACCTGGAGCAGGGCGAGGGAGCGGAAACCGCGCGCCTCAACGGCTACCTGCACGCGGTCGCGGCCTTCGAGCCGAAACCCGACAGCGAGTGGCTGCAGCTGACCTTCAAGTTCGTCGACCGCGACCCGCAGAAACTCGACTACCTGTCCCGCCTGATCGCCCGCGGCAGCGCGCAGAAGCACTTCAGCCCCGGCGCCTGA
- the pstB gene encoding phosphate ABC transporter ATP-binding protein PstB → MQHETPSHGIDIAALGRTKQSLRLADETVALEVPGLNLFYGEKQALFDVKMNIPKQRVTAFIGPSGCGKSTLLRTFNRMNDLVDGCRVQGEINLDGHNIYSKGEDVAELRRRVGMVFQKPNPFPKSIYENVVYGLRIQGINQKRVLDEAVEWGLKSAALWDEVKDRLHDSALGLSGGQQQRLVIARTVAVQPEVLLLDEPCSALDPISTLKVEELIYELKSKYTIVIVTHNMQQAARVSDYTAFMYMGKLIEFGDTDTLFTNPAKKQTEDYITGRYG, encoded by the coding sequence ATGCAGCACGAAACACCGTCTCACGGCATCGACATCGCCGCCCTCGGCCGTACCAAGCAGAGCCTGCGTCTGGCCGACGAAACCGTGGCCCTGGAAGTGCCTGGCCTGAACCTGTTCTACGGCGAGAAGCAGGCCCTGTTCGACGTCAAGATGAACATCCCCAAGCAGCGCGTGACGGCCTTCATCGGCCCGTCCGGTTGCGGCAAGTCGACCCTGCTGCGCACCTTCAACCGGATGAACGATCTGGTCGACGGCTGCCGCGTACAGGGTGAGATCAACCTCGACGGCCACAACATCTACAGCAAGGGCGAAGACGTCGCCGAGCTGCGTCGCCGCGTCGGCATGGTGTTCCAGAAGCCCAACCCGTTCCCCAAGAGCATCTACGAGAACGTGGTCTACGGCCTGCGCATCCAGGGCATCAACCAGAAGCGCGTGCTCGACGAAGCGGTGGAGTGGGGCCTGAAGAGCGCTGCCCTGTGGGACGAGGTCAAGGACCGTCTGCACGACTCGGCCCTGGGCCTGTCCGGCGGCCAGCAACAGCGTCTGGTGATCGCCCGTACCGTGGCGGTACAACCGGAAGTGCTGCTGCTCGACGAACCCTGCTCGGCACTGGACCCGATTTCGACCCTCAAGGTCGAAGAGCTGATCTACGAGCTGAAGAGCAAGTACACCATCGTCATCGTGACCCACAACATGCAGCAGGCGGCGCGCGTCTCCGACTACACCGCGTTCATGTACATGGGCAAGCTGATCGAGTTCGGCGACACCGACACGCTGTTCACCAACCCGGCCAAGAAGCAGACCGAAGACTACATCACCGGTCGCTACGGCTAG
- the phoU gene encoding phosphate signaling complex protein PhoU encodes MINKDSLTHHISQQFNAELEEVRSHLLAMGGLVEKQVNDAVTSLIDADSGLAQQVREIDDQINQMERNIDEECIRILARRQPAASDLRLIISISKSVIDLERIGDEATKIAKRAIQLCEEGEAPRGYVEVRHIGDQVRKMVQESLDAFARFDAELALSVAKYDKTIDREYKTALRELVTYMMEDPRSITRVLSIIWVLRSLERIGDHARNIAELVIYLVRGTDVKHLGLARMEEEVQGGKTE; translated from the coding sequence ATGATCAACAAAGACAGCCTCACCCATCACATCTCCCAGCAGTTCAACGCCGAGCTGGAGGAGGTGCGCAGCCATCTTCTGGCGATGGGCGGCCTGGTCGAGAAGCAGGTCAACGACGCCGTCACCTCGCTGATCGACGCCGACTCCGGTCTGGCCCAGCAGGTGCGCGAGATCGACGACCAGATCAACCAGATGGAGCGCAACATCGACGAGGAGTGCATCCGCATCCTCGCCCGTCGCCAGCCGGCGGCCTCCGACCTGCGCCTGATCATCAGCATCTCCAAGTCGGTGATCGACCTCGAGCGCATCGGTGACGAAGCGACCAAGATCGCCAAGCGCGCCATCCAGCTGTGCGAGGAAGGCGAAGCGCCGCGTGGTTACGTCGAGGTGCGCCACATCGGCGACCAGGTGCGCAAGATGGTCCAGGAGTCGCTCGACGCCTTCGCCCGCTTCGACGCCGAACTGGCGCTGTCGGTGGCCAAATACGACAAGACCATCGACCGCGAGTACAAGACCGCCCTGCGCGAGCTGGTCACCTACATGATGGAAGACCCGCGCTCGATCACTCGCGTGCTGAGCATCATCTGGGTGCTGCGTTCGCTGGAACGCATTGGCGACCACGCGCGCAACATCGCCGAGCTGGTGATCTACCTGGTGCGCGGCACCGACGTGAAGCACCTCGGCCTGGCCCGCATGGAAGAAGAAGTGCAGGGCGGCAAAACCGAGTAA